Proteins encoded by one window of Rutidosis leptorrhynchoides isolate AG116_Rl617_1_P2 chromosome 7, CSIRO_AGI_Rlap_v1, whole genome shotgun sequence:
- the LOC139858308 gene encoding flavonol sulfotransferase-like gives MEEMLKTLPQHTCSWSKGKITFYKYQDFWTLQELVVGAHLAQQSFKAEPTDIFLCTSTKTGTTWVKSLAFAIVTRQKFDDSTTPLLTKNAHECVPSLEYELDIVDDNRKNSSLPLVATHLPYPSLPKSVIASNCKIVYVYRNTKDVIVSHYHFLRKVFNVANEDAPFEEAFEEFCQGISGYGPYWDHIIGYWKASLERPDRILLLKYEDLKKDPTSNAKKLAEFMGYPFSTEEEKAGVIEKITTLCSFENMSNLEVNKTGSIRVGGLENKHYFRKAEDGDWRTYFTNEMKEKIDKLIDEKLNGTGLILK, from the coding sequence ATGGAAGAGATGTTGAAAACACTTCCTCAGCACACTTGTAGTTGGTCCAAAGGAAAGATAACCTTTTACAAGTATCAAGACTTTTGGACACTCCAAGAGTTAGTTGTGGGAGCACATCTAGCTCAACAAAGCTTCAAAGCTGAGCCAACCGATATATTTCTATGTACTTCCACCAAAACCGGCACAACTTGGGTCAAGTCCTTGGCTTTCGCCATAGTAAcccgacaaaagtttgatgattccACTACTCCTTTGCTCACAAAAAATGCTCATGAATGTGTTCCATCCCTAGAATATGAGCTTGACATAGTTGATGACAATCGTAAAAATTCAAGCCTACCACTTGTGGCCACACACCTTCCTTACCCTTCGTTGCCCAAATCAGTTATAGCTTCAAACTGCAAGATAGTTTACGTGTATCGCAACACCAAAGACGTCATAGTTTCTCATTATCATTTCCTTAGGAAAGTATTTAACGTAGCCAATGAAGATGCACCATTTGAGGAAGCGTTTGAAGAGTTCTGTCAAGGCATTTCGGGGTATGGACCTTATTGGGATCATATTATAGGGTACTGGAAAGCAAGTCTTGAAAGGCCAGACAGAATTCTTTTATTGAAATACGAAGATCTGAAAAAGGATCCGACAAGCAATGCGAAGAAGCTTGCAGAGTTCATGGGTTACCCCTTTTCGACTGAAGAAGAGAAAGCGGGCGTTATTGAAAAAATTACAACGTTATGTAGTTTTGAGAATATGAGCAACTTAGAAGTGAATAAAACGGGAAGTATTAGAGTCGGCGGGTTGGAAAACAAACATTATTTTAGAAAGGCCGAAGATGGAGATTGGAGAACCTACTTTACAAATGAGATGAAAGAAAAGATAGACAAATTAATTGATGAAAAACTTAATGGAACTGGTTTAATTCTCAAGTAA
- the LOC139860405 gene encoding uncharacterized protein yields MTTLCSFENMSNLEVNKTGSIQVGGLENKLYFRKAEDGDWKNYFTNEMKEKIDKVMDEKLNGTEMRMKKVLTAEEIAGISFRKQDVDKQLEQAATSEHVEETPAESGNKRKAAGTSEAQKKKKMTPKQLEDMRNDNFVAIEPRSADLPPPINEHVEETQPTTPRVNPELEATATSKDKAIPVESESTLPPPQGSFRVANLRQLCQSSAENAAEQSAFLQQIFPAEFREQLAALPFNQALNAFVQNGLVFFGMFADQARRSSSLYDVALRKEVELGLLQAGVDQVKKDRDAAEEARKAVELTAAETKTLLIQERKKNQELVGAVDQAKGETERVRLELEKVTRERDDAVTNRELAEADMTKLRTALPAIAQKVMDSEPVSDRFNAYVDAVKDHEVNKAVREVIQACGLTPPFPDIVQKKLKEGTAAALLEAEEAIKSIPIPLINAFAADPTMPLDGFLKEDY; encoded by the exons ATGACAACGTTATGTAGTTTTGAGAATATGAGCAACTTAGAAGTGAATAAAACAGGAAGTATTCAAGTTGGTGGGTTGGAAAACAAGCTTTATTTTAGAAAGGCTGAAGATGGAGATTGGAAAAATTACTTCACAAATGAGATGAAAGAAAAGATAGATAAAGTGATGGATGAAAAACTTAACGGAACCG agatgaggatgaagaaggtgcttaCCGCGGAGGAGATTGCTGGGATCTCTTTCCGCAAGCAGGATGTGGACAAACAGCTAGAGCAGGCAGCTACTAGCGAACATGTGGAGGAAACGCCGGCGGAGTCAGGCAATAAACGCAAGGCGGCTGGGACGTCCGAggctcagaagaagaagaagatgactcctaagcagctggaggacatgcgcaacgacaattttgttgccatcgagccgcggtccgcagacctacctccccccattaatg agcatgtggaggagacgcagccaacaacaccgcgggtcaaccccgagctggaggccactgccacatccaaagacaaggcgatacccgtcgagtctgagtctacattacctcctccgcaaggcagcttccgtgttgccaacctccgccaactttgccagtcctccgcagaaaatgctgcggagcaatctgcattcttgcagcaaatcttcccagcagagttccgcgagcaactggccgcgctgccgtttaaccaggcgctcaacgcctttgtccagaacgggctggtattctttgggatgtttgcggatcaagcccgtcgatcctccagcctatacgatgttgcactgcgcaaagaggtggagttgggtttgctgcaggcgggtgtagatcaggtcaagaaggacagggacgctgctgaggaggcccgcaaagctgttgaattgactgcggccgaaaccaagaccctcttgattcaagaaagaaaaaagaatcaagagcttgtgggtgcggttgatcaggcaaagggggaaactgagcgagtgaggctggagttggaaaaggtgacgagggagagggacgatgcggttaccaaccgcgagctggccgaggcagatatgacaaagctgcgcaccgcactccccgcaattgcgcagaaagtgatggactccgagcccgtgtccgaccggtttaatgcctatgtcgatgcggtcaaggaccatgaggtgaacaaggctgtgcgggaagtgatccaggcatgcggcctaactccaccgttccccgacattgtccaaaagaaattaaaggagggaacggccgcggcgctgctggaggcggaagaggcaatcaagtccatccctatccctttgatcaatgcgtttgcggctgacccgacgatgccgcttgatgggtttttgaaggaggattactag